The Alligator mississippiensis isolate rAllMis1 chromosome 11, rAllMis1, whole genome shotgun sequence genomic interval ggcaaattatgctgaggggaaaccagcacaggtttgtggcgggcagatcgtgcctgaccaacctagtctctttctatgaccaggttacgaaacgcctggacacaggaggaggggtggatgtcgtatacttagacttcaggaaggccttcgatacggtatcccaccccatactggtgaacaagctaagaggctgtgatgtggatgactgcacagtccggtgggtggcgaactggctagagggtcgcacccaaagagtcatggtggatgggtcggtctcgacctggaagggtgtgggcagtggggtcccgcagggctcggtccttggaccgatactctttaatgtcttcatcagcgacttggacaagggagtgaagtgtactctgtccaagtttgcagatgacacaaagctatggggagaagtggacacgccagagggcagggaacagctgcaggcagacctggataggttggacaagtgggcagaaaacaacacaatgcagttcaacaaggagaaatgcaaaatgctgcacctagggaggaaaaatgtccagcacacctacagcctagggaatgacctgctgggtggcacagaggtggaaagggatcttggagtcctagtggactccaagatgaacatgagccggcagtgagacgaagccatcagaaaagccaatggcactttatcgtgcatcagcagatgcatgacgaataggtccaaggaggtgatacttcccctctatagggcgctggtcagaccgcagtgggagtactgcgtgcaattctgggcgccgcacttcaagaaggatgcggataacctggagagggtacagcgaagggcaactcgtatggtcaagggcctgcagaccaagccctacgaggagagactagagaaactggaccttttcagcctccgcaagagaaggttgagaggcgaccttgtggctgcctttaagttcatcacgggggcacagaagggaattggtgagtatttattcaccaaggcgcccccaggggttacaagaaataatggccacaagctagcagagagcagattcagactggacattaggaagaacttcttcacagttctagtggccaaggtctggaacgggctcccaagggaggtggtgctctaccctaccctgggggtcttcaagaggaggttagatgagtatccagctggggtcatctagacccagcgctctttcctgcttatgcggggggtcggacttgatgatctattgaggtcccttccgcccctaacatctatgaatctatgttctaGTACGTGTttaacttttagtgtatgatttgtttttttcctggttctaagatggcaaccccccagATGAGCATTTCCgggggggagggacttctggtgccaAAGGTCAggggacttctagtcccaatatggtgaccaggcAATGAGGCAATTGTCAAAGGGGAGGCGCgcactacccatgcagcccttgacagttcaccaaaGCTTgtttaagcagccctccacccaaaataattgatCGTCTCTGCAGTAGAGGTTTTAAGGACAAATATAAACATTGGTGAAAATGAACTAAAAGTTAACATACCTTCCTTCTTTTTGCAATTTCTAGCCAACCCCCGCACCAAAAAACATATCACTTGATAACATTTCAAGGAGGAAAACTAGGATTCATGGAAACATGGAAGATAGGAATaaaaacacctcccccccccagtcttaTACCTTTAGATTACTGGACTCAAGGTTTCAAAGCTAACTtgaatcaaaacagaacaaattACACACCTAGCTAGCAGAATAATGTCAACAGGTTTGCTGTATGTTTGGTCAAACCAGTCCACATGGGCATTTGCTGCTGAATTTCCATTATCTCTCTTATGAGAAATTAGGAAACACAATTGGCAAATTATAATACAGAGGTCAGAagacagggggggaaaaaagtatgtATTTACACATTCTTTATGTCATCTGATCAGTATATTTAAGGGAAATACAATTCATGCAATAAGGTCTTGCTCAACTCCTTATCTGGAAGTCTGCATTTCCTGGCATGAAAACAACTGGTGACAGCCTCCAGCTTCCTTTATGCAGTTGTATGTTGCTTTGCcatgagagaaaaataaaaactgcTCAAAACTCACTGAACCCGACATTAGAACACAGAATTCAGCAAGCAGTTCACAGCAAGATTACAGAATCTTCTGTCAAGCTGAATCGACTTGCGATCATTCAGTCTCAACAAACAAGGACATCCTCCAGCAATGCATTTACACAACTCCAATTACTTACCTTTGAGCAAAGGGATGACTGTTTTCTTTAGCCACAGAGCAGACATTAGTATAGACAAATACTAAAGGGAGGTCAAAGAATAAGACAAAAACCACACCTTATCCATGCTGAATAATGCCTGGTACTGAGGAACCACCGCATTTCGTGGCTCAGTAAGAATCCGCACGAGTGTTTTTTCATCTAGGCTGTGCAAAGGAACCACCACAGGCAAACGTCCCACAAACTCTGGAATCATGCCAAATTCAATGAGATCTCGAGCTTCAACATGGCGCAACAGGCGATCCTTTTCTTCAATGTCTTGCTGCGTGTCTGTCTCCCCACTTATGTTAGCaaggtcagctgctgctgcagcccttctgCCCTTCCCCAAATTAGAGGGTGTCCCAAAACCAAGATACTGCAAAACAGACATCACACATTTGTGGCTTGTTAGATAGCTCAGATTTGCTACACATGCAAAAGATGCATCATCTGCAACACTATATGCTGAAATAATCAACTTGCAACCTCCATACATTCTTGAAGCTAAGTTAATACAAAGTTAAGCCAAGTCTTATATGAACCCCCAGTCAAAAATGCTAGCTacacaaaaaaaccctacagCTTTCCAAACATGCAGTAGTTCCAAACTTATCATTAGATATCTCCCCTACTGAAAACAAAAGCAACTCAACTTCCTCCTACCAGAAGCCCTAGGTAGGCTGATTATGTCATCCAGAAAGAGGAAGCTTATACGTGTCCAATTACTGATATCAAAGTTGAAACTGAACAAGTATTGTTTTCTGTTCACCTAAACATTGCAAATAATAGCCACGGTCTGTTTGGCCAACAGATATTACAAGTGAAGCTGTTGGCACTCATGTAAAACAGGAAAAGTTTCCCCTAGTTTTTCAATGTTTGTTTTCAGTTTCACACTTTTTTCAATGGATTTCCTCATACAATTAAGAGAGAAGCCCTACCATCACATGCAGAACTGAGTTTCACACAGGTATGCCACTTTTAACAAATAAtgcagattttttccccctcaaacttAGCTCTCTTCATATCAGAATTCAGTTTGAGGCACAGAGAAAATGGAATCTGCAGATACAATTTGCCCTATGCCAGTCCTAAAAGCTGCTACCAAGAGGTACCAAAAAGAACCATTTTAAAACCATGCATCCTCaccttttcattttttctccTGCTGATAATTCTGTCCAGACCGTTAAAAGCACCAGAAGCTACAAAGAGGACGTTCGTTGTATCAACCTGCACCGTTTCACCACGCAGCTTACGAGAATTCTTTTCTGGAACATTTACGATTGTACCTTCTAGTAACTTTAACAAGCCCTAGGAAGGAACACAGTCAATACAAGGAATTAAATAACAAATCTGCACACTTACGCgatgggcagcagcatgcacaaaGCTGCCACGCTGTTGTCTTAGCACCACCTCCCAGCCTGGAAGCCACCCAGCTATGTCTAAGCAGTGGTAAGGGCTAATTAACACTGCCAGAAGTTAAGCTGTTAACTATCTGCAATGCTGCACCATGACACCTACGCTGCTTCTAGTGTGTATTTTAACACGTATGGAATAGAACAGCATGGATGAGGCTACTACTCGCTGGCAAAGTAAGTTTATAATCTAAATGTGACCTTCAACTAGAATGTGTACCAAATTCCACTCATCTTACTCGCACTGGATTCAGTGACTGAGTACACAATTGGGGCAAGCTGGATATGGCTCACAATGCAAATAATATCAAGTGCCAGAGGGCTAAGCAAGATGCTTGCCTGGATCAATACCGTATTCCAAAGCAGCAAAACATACGTCCTATAAAGATATTAAGGATTACTataattactttgcatttctACAGAAGAAAGGAGTTTAGAAACCAAATTTTCCATATTCAACAGTAGAATCTTCCTTCAAGTAACAAAATCAGTTTTTTTGTGGCCATACACTGATTAAAGTAAGGTTTGAGCACATGCAAATAAGAGAATTAGGCCAGTATGGTTCTTTTCATGTCTACATAAAATTTcataagattcatagattttaaggggctggaagggacctcacgtcattgggtccagcccccccgctcGAGGCAGAAAGACAGAGCAATTTCactgcagtcatttttttttatcctataTCAGATGTGGAACAGGAACCTCCAAAACAAATATTCTGTTTAAAGaccatctggcccctgggctaaaGTATATAATGGAATCCTGACATTTGTTTTCTTGTGACTTGGTCTTCATTACTTCAGTGGAATTAATTAAGTTGCAAGTAATTTACCCAAATGCTGAGAGAAGCAGAAACACAATCTAGGTCTTTCACCCTCTCACATGCTATCTCCCACATAAGCAGAggtatttctaaatatttttcacTTGTCCATGAACTTTTAGTGACTTTAGGGATTtaaataaagtgaaaaaaattaGCTACTGTTGTCCAGTTTATCTAACCTTTCGTCTGAAAGCAAATAAGAATGCCTTCTGACAAAATTATTTCATCTGAGACCAGAGAAAGGGTGCTGATATCCAGAAGTTTGTCTAAATCTATTCTAACCGTGCAGTGGATCCAACAAAAGAGACCACCCACAAAAAcatcttgcctcttgcatatttcatCCAGGTCTTTTTTAGGGGGAAAAGAAAGGGTAGAGAAGGGTGGTGGAATAgtagctgaagtgctctgggtttaAAAAGTGAAGAAGCTAATAAAATATGCATCTATAAATTCAGACACGATCTGGGACTTGATGGGCCAAGTGTTCCACAAGGATGAAGTACTTACTTGCTGAACGCCTTCTCCTCCTACATCCCGTAACTGATGAATGCCTGGCACACTGCCAATCTTATCTACTTCATCCAGAAAAACAATTCCTACAGTTATAGAAAATGCAATTAAGGAAGGCTCTCTCTGGGAGAGAGAAATATAACCTATGCACTCAGAAGAATGCAGTCTTAAAGAGAACAGGTTGCTAAAGCAATGTAACAGATTGCTGAACATTACTTCAGCAACTTGCTAGATGATATGAAAAAAATAACCTGTTACATCTGTTCATAAACTTTTGAAAGGTTTGCTAAGTTTCAAACTGTTTACTCAGAGCTTCTGAAGACACGTGGCTCAAGTTTACCTTGCTGGGCTTTTTCTACATTATAGTTGGCATCTTGCAGTAGCTTTGCAATGACGGACTCAATGTCTTCACCAACATAGCCAGCTTGAGTCAAGGTGGTACAATCACAGATAGCGAAAGGTACATCAAGGCATTTAGCTAAGGTCTGAGCCAGCAGGGTTTTGCCTAGGAGaaaacgcacacacacatatttatacaaCTTGTTTTGTAACATTCGTAAAAATCCTGCGGCAATATACAAAACCACAAGTATTCTCCTTCCAGAAACATCATTTTTTATTAGACAATTAATGTTAATAATTCCATCAATAACACTTTTAGATAAGTCTGTTCTAAAATAGCATGTGCTATCAACTTTGGTCCCCAGCTAACTGAATATATCTCTAAAACATGCTCTATAATTAATATATAAGCCACAATCTATGTGCAATGTGACAAAGATTAAATACAATATTCCAGGGATATATTTGGTAGCTGTGctgatctgagacaaaaagaaatgcaaaactctacaaCTCATGGTTCAGAGatgacaccttttattagaccaactaagaaatcgcagaatgtcttagttggtctaataaaagatatcctcaCTGAACCAAGCGTTCTAGAGTTTTAAATAAGATATTGGCACTCATTTGTTAATATCTGAAAGTACGATTTGCAGATGCATACTACAGAGATACTTTCTACCTTGTAGCTTGATGATTACAGTCAAGGTTCTTTGTTGCATGAAATAATTTATTgtagggaatgcattttaaaattttgcAGAAAACTACCTAGGTTCAAAGAGACTTAAAATCTGGCAGTTGGAAAGGAGAGAGCTGTAATATAATCTAGTTGTGTGTGCTATACTAACTGTATTGCAGTAATGTAAAACTAATTTCAGTTTGTTTTAGGTAAGCTTCAACTTACAGCGAATTGTTTCAGTTCACCTTTACTGTGACTCAGGCTAAAACAGCAAATTTGTTGCTTATTACGTGCTTTCCATTTTTACTTCCTTCCATCTTTCCTAATATTCAGCCACAGCTGCCCAAAACAACTATGCTAGACTAACATTTCTTGAAACAGGGAACTCATGCTATGTTTGTGGCATATCAAAATACATTACGTAAAGATCTAATCTGGCTATTCAGCGATGCCCATGTGAATACAGTCCGGTGACAAGGAGGTCATTCTCAAAACCCCATGTTAAATGAAAAGTTTCCAGACTTCTCCCCCATAAATGAATTAACTGAAGGCAGCACTATTCTGTGGTGTTTGTTCTACAGAAATGTTTGTCAAGTTATTTTTGAAGCTCCTTAAAGATACAATGTAGAATGGTAGAAGCCCCAAAGAAGTGGCCAATAGATAAGTCTTAATTTTCAGTGAAACCCAGTTACATTATTGCCCTCTGCAAAAGGAGCTTCATAACAGAGGGGGCCTTCATCTGTTAATTTACCTACATGTAGGTTTCCAGTCTAGGACAAGACAAGGAAGTTCCATGTAGACAAACCCAAGCCTTTTCAGCATTTTGATGGGGGTTGGGGATTAGCCTTCAAGCACAAAACTGGAATTGTATATGATTTATATTGGGATAAGCCTGCCTCGGACAGACGGCTGGAACTAGATAACTTCTTGAGATCAGTTCCAGCCTTACGCTCTATGTTAATCCTAtgagctgtggggaggaggaggaaatggggAAAACtccatacatatacatatacatttgtcTTTAAAGAACAGTAACTCATTCTGCCAATAGATATTATTTCAGAGCAATCCACCACATCTTATCAAAAAGGCAGATACTAAAGAGCTACCAAATGTTATTTTAGTTAATGGAAACCTGCAATGAGATTTTCAGATGGTTGGAACACCTCAACACATTGCTTTAACATGCTTATGTCCTAGTTGTAGAATACTACTAGGAATCTGCATTGGCTATCATAGAGGAATCAAGATGCCAAAGCAACAAAATTAGCTAAGGCACCccctcacacacaaacacacacgcacaatTGGGCAACTAGAGGCTACAATGCTTCATGATTTTTGTCTTCAGGAATGATCAAATGGGATGCTTGTTACTCATACTTGTTCTACACATCTTAGGCCTCTCAATTTCTTAGGAAATCTCATGCTTTGGAGAAGGGAGTTGCATGTAACTGAAAACTGTGGTTGAGACCTGCTGGTCAAATGGCAGGATTGGCAAGATTTCTTTTGGAACAGTTCTTCCCTTCAACTTTCTCCGTTTAAATAAATTACTTGCATTTCTCTCCTTTTAGTCACATGCCATGCTTTTATTTACAAGTGGtaccaaaaatattttcaaatatattatCTACGTCAATCCTATACATCAGCAAATATCAACATGTACCATAGAGGACTTGGAATCTATACAAGCGTTCCATTACAGACCTGACCCAGTTGGTCCAAGCAGcaaaatattacttttttcaaGCTTTATGTCATCATAGGGTGAATCTAGTACTTCGCCTCCACGTTTCTCCTGAGGCATCTGCTGATTCACTTGCTGTTGCATTGATGCTCCTAAAGCATTACCATGTGGACTGATTCCAGCAATCTGCAGCAGTTCTGAAATGAACAACAAGAGCGTTGTTGGGGAACCAGGTTTAACGTGAACTGGCAGGGTATCTGGCACAGCTGTTGCACATGTAATTAAGTTTTTTAACTGAGGTTTCTTGTAATCttttagagcagaggtgggcaactattttggcTGGCAAGCCACTTagcgagttttggtgagctgttgagggtcacacacaaaatctttcagaagatatcattttaaccaGTCACAGATAAAACAAGtcatattaaaaatcaaacatctactatactaggggtgggcaattatttgggtggctgggcagaagctactgcttggtgcagggaaaaaagcagggcccagcagtgagcacagctgcctcccccttcctgctgtgGGGGCCGCCTTGCTgtggccacccagagcctgcaccagggctctccctccctgctgccaccagtgcacagccctggcctcgGACCACCCAACTTAGGGGGTCAGGGTCCTTGCAGCGCCCGCTCCAGACCCACCCACCGCAGCCACAGTGAGTGGTAACAGCCAGGTAGAAGCTTCTGCTCTGAGTgggaaaaaaacgggccccaggggcaggtgcacccacctccccctttgccactgccaggcccttctcactgctgccacctgggagtTGCGCTGCGGctctccttcccactgccactgccttgcTGGGTGCGAGGGCCTGGGGCggcctggaggtggcagcagggaagagaggcCCAGTGTGGTCTctagggagcagcagcagcaagggcccAGCAGCGGTGAGGGGAAGGTGGCTGCACCTGCCACCAGGCCCCACTTCTTTCTTGCAcggagcagcagcttctgcccagccaccaccgTCGCTCATCATGGGCAGGGCGGGCACTGCAGGGAACCCAACCACCTGCGTGGGacaggccagggcctgggctgtgtACTCAGCCTGGCGCACCgatcctggctggtctccatggggttaggaccagtggcagcagcagctggatagAGACACCACTGCTAGAACTGCTGAGAAATGAAGTCTGGACACAGccgccccagccccgctgtgcatctgggggtggcaggatgcaccagGGGCCAGACGAGACCAAGGGCTTGCTGCGGGCTGCCAAGTCCCTCTGagagtcagatctggcccatgggctatattttgccaaTCCCTgcactattttaatttttttatttaaaaaaataattgtggtCCTGATTTATGGGTTTTTTAATAGTGTATATAGATgcaattgcataatagttcaaaataaagttttattctTACATATTTTGTAGGgggagggtgtgcatgtgtgggtgggtgtgtggatgaGGGTGTTTGGGaggatggatgtgtgtgtgtagggggggctGCCCATGCATTAGGTCCAGGGAGCCaaccaggggagggggagggaggcacacatgcagcagagtggggcagggcaaggaggtgcagtccacccccacttctgctgccattgggcccatggtgctctgcatggagccaagccatgcctgctccctgctgaggAACCCACGGCACACTCCTGTCCACACTGACCAACAAAactgccctggcctggccagcatgcacagcttccttaTAGGGCTGCTTCCACTGCTGTCTGGGTGCTGCTCAGTTTCCCCCCCGCCTCTAGAGACttgtcctcctcctgcccctgctgtgctactccagctgccttccaccccccttgactgcccacaggtggctgctcatcatgccaaGCAGCcaagggggtggaaggcagctgggagctggagctagagcctcacacactggggcaggacctgcctggctgcagcttcccccttgcctggcaggcgtggcacagcaggggcagaaggagaaggagccactggaggtggtgggagccgagcagtacctgggtggctgtagcagcagcagcaggagcatccccaccagaaagctgtgcacactggctagGGCAGTGTCTTTGGTGGGTACAGGCCAGAAtgtggtgcaggctgccccagaGAGGACTCAGGCCTGTGGGAAGCGCTGCGGAGGTGGCCGTGGGCTGGATACAGtcaattggcaggctggatcctgcccgtgggctgtattttgcccactcagTTTTATAGTTTTGGTCTTCAAACCTGTAATTCTATCTAAGAAAATACATACGGATTCAAACAAATGTAGCTGGTATACACAGTGCAAAAGAGGATTTGCATTTACTTATGTATCTGTgcacacattttcaaaagtttgaAGAGATTTCCAAACACAAACAGCAATGCTGTGGGGACTCATCTAAAACATTCTAAATTTAAAGCAAGCTCATTAGAAACCTCTAGTTCTCACATATACATAAAGTACCCTGCTTTttatgaaaaaaggaaaataaaagcacaTAGGTAGGACAATAAGTAAGGTATAAAGGCAAATGTAAAATTGGCCAACCACCAATATGTACAAAATCCAGTTATGTTGTGAAAAGTAACTATACAAAACTATCCCATAACAACAGTTCTGAAACCTGGGTACATTTAATGGTAAACTAAggggtttttttgggaggggagggagggtgggggggattttgtttatttgtttggtttAATGTTTTTTAACACATTTCTTTATTCCTTAGTAATGTAGGGCTGGATTTTATTCACACTCACCCATCAACATAATTTTAAATTAACTCTAATTGCAGTGCAGGATTTTGAAATTTAAGATGATGGAATTGAATAGGTGTGAATGAATTTAATGAACTGGTCTGCAGAAGCACTACTGGTCATGGGTAGCATATGAAACTAAAGAAGCCAGCTTTACAGCGCACTTCAGGTTAGGGGGAAAAGCCTCTTGAGAACTATGCAAACGTGTACAAGCGTCAGTAAGACGGACAAAGCTGTTCTGACTGTCAGAGTACAAACACAACACAGCATATCAAACCTTGCCTGGTTAATGTTGACAAAAGTTGACACGAGGCATTATCTACAAGGTAATGATTTACATTTCCCTTAGCCTCACACAGATGGTATCAGAAATTTATAGAGTTCAAATACCTCACTTTTGAGTAAATAACTctcagctttcacttgttttatcatttaaaaaacaaaacaaaacataaatgcTTATGTAAGGTATCTTTAACAAGCGGTGGGTAAACTTTACCTGCCATCCACCTAGGATTAGAAACCGTGGTTACCTCAGTCACAAACATTGTTAAAGCAGTCAATGAACTACTTTTGGGAGTAAATCAAGCAGAATCTGGCCAGTAATTTCAATCAAATCATCACAAAAACCATAttttaatgttaatttcaaaAGGTAAATATTGCAGAGGAGGACATGAGGAGAGTTCACTTACTTGTAAATCTGTACTCATCCTCCCGTCTTCTTATTTCTAATTCTAAGAGAGGATGAAAACAGTAATATAAAAGATTATAAATGCTCCACCTCTTGCCCTCTTCTGAATACACTTCATCATGGGGTAACAAATATATTTCTAGCAAGAAATCCCCGTGTGAATTCTAGCTTTTATTACATTCTAATACTCGCCCCCATATaaaatgacagcaggctgcctaTTCAATACAATAATGATCTTAAGTTACTGTATTACGATCccccaaaatcttgaaataaGATTCTTACAGCAACAAATCCACACCATAAACTTGACTTAAAATAAAGAACTGTAATATTTAGTTTAGCATAGGTGAAGTAATTTTAGAGGGTTATTTCAAAGGATTATCAATTATACTTGTTGTATTTGTACAACAAACGTTGTAATTTGTTGTATGCTCTTTGTCTTTATTCTGCTTCTGTCGAGTGTCTTATACAATAGCCACTCTGAGACACCACCACAGCAGCATCCAGTGCAACTACTACTGTTTGTGATTTCTTCAATTAAAAGTTAGAAATAGCTTTGAGATAAATGCAAAAAATGAAAGTTGTTATTAAAAGCAGTATTTCTTTATACTCAGCATAACACTTAAGACTTTAAATCAGATTGACACTCCTTATAAACCAACTACAGTAGAGCAATCCCACTTCTAAAAATAAAGTAAACTGATATGACTGCATAAATACTGTGCAGTCAAAGTACTACCAACAAGTAATCTCATTTAAGCTTGCTggatatttaatattaaaatgacTGAACAGATACTGCTGATGTGGAAGCAAAGTTAATTTTTCACCAGGTTATAGTGCACAGAATATAGTTTAAGTAGACTAATTATTAAGTAGTAAAGCAGATTAGCAAGAAAAAGTTTATAGGTGGCTCatgtttataaaataattttttttcacctGAAAAAAGCGTGCTGACAGAGATGCTATTTAAAACAAGTTATCCAATACAAATTAATGCTATAAAAATGTACAGCTTATCCaaataaatagcaaaaaaaatctACATAAGTGAAGGATTTGCAGCACATGA includes:
- the CLPX gene encoding ATP-dependent Clp protease ATP-binding subunit clpX-like, mitochondrial isoform X3, which codes for MLVGPLVRRFPWFEGPLSGITCGRSRLPVLRRLGAFETRSLRRVPFRCFSETPAYFASKDGASKDGSGDGNKKSVSEGGSKKSGSGNSGKGGNQLRCPKCGDLCTHVETFVSSTRFVKCEKCHHFFVVLSEADSKKSIIKEPDSAAEAVKLAFQQKPPPPPKKIYNYLDKYVVGQSFAKKVLSVAVYNHYKRIYNNIPANLRQQVEVEKQASLTPRELEIRRREDEYRFTKLLQIAGISPHGNALGASMQQQVNQQMPQEKRGGEVLDSPYDDIKLEKSNILLLGPTGSGKTLLAQTLAKCLDVPFAICDCTTLTQAGYVGEDIESVIAKLLQDANYNVEKAQQGIVFLDEVDKIGSVPGIHQLRDVGGEGVQQGLLKLLEGTIVNVPEKNSRKLRGETVQVDTTNVLFVASGAFNGLDRIISRRKNEKYLGFGTPSNLGKGRRAAAAADLANISGETDTQQDIEEKDRLLRHVEARDLIEFGMIPEFVGRLPVVVPLHSLDEKTLVRILTEPRNAVVPQYQALFSMDKCELNVTEDALKAIARLALDRKTGARGLRSIMEKLLLEPMFEVPNSDIVCVEVDKDVVEGKKEPGYIRTPTKDSSEEEYDSGVEEEGWPRQADAANN